The Crocinitomicaceae bacterium genome includes a region encoding these proteins:
- a CDS encoding histidine kinase: MERKVILYWIAQFVGWSAYYGFSALLLISSEIFFPTFNLGLSLFTWMLFSVAVSHGMRWVIIRGDLLSKKLHLLIIYTLILSFISATLLETFQHFMTFCITQDFFPLEEAWSTEFNFSEFLLAILRSVILFLLWSGSYYVFVIIEKSRKQEMLNLQWEASKNEIELKNLRAQLNPHFLFNSLNSIRALVGLNPDQAKDAITQLSFLLRSSINLGKQKLVPLRDELELVKNYLRLEQMRFEERLSVKFEVSESALGCEIPPLMLQTIVENAIKHGISKSVSGGDIIIISNKQNNKLELIINNTGKLAAQNPPKNGVGLVNSRKRLKLLFGDKAHLDISQPGDLVSVKINISYS; encoded by the coding sequence ATGGAAAGAAAAGTCATTCTCTATTGGATTGCGCAATTTGTAGGTTGGAGTGCCTATTACGGTTTCTCTGCCTTGTTGCTCATCTCCAGTGAAATCTTTTTTCCTACGTTTAATCTTGGGCTGTCGCTTTTCACTTGGATGCTCTTTTCAGTTGCTGTGTCTCATGGTATGCGCTGGGTTATCATTCGTGGTGATTTGCTTTCAAAAAAATTACACCTACTCATTATTTATACGCTCATACTCTCTTTTATCAGCGCAACGCTTTTGGAAACCTTTCAGCATTTCATGACATTTTGTATTACACAAGATTTTTTTCCGCTGGAAGAGGCATGGTCAACTGAATTTAATTTTTCTGAATTTCTGCTCGCCATCTTAAGATCTGTTATCTTGTTTTTATTGTGGAGTGGTTCATATTATGTTTTTGTTATCATTGAAAAATCACGCAAGCAAGAAATGCTAAACCTGCAGTGGGAAGCATCTAAAAATGAAATTGAATTAAAAAATTTACGCGCACAATTAAATCCTCATTTTTTATTTAATTCACTCAATTCTATCAGAGCTTTGGTTGGTTTAAATCCTGATCAAGCTAAGGATGCCATCACGCAATTATCTTTTCTACTCAGAAGTTCTATCAATTTGGGTAAACAAAAACTAGTTCCGCTGCGCGATGAACTTGAATTAGTGAAGAATTATTTAAGATTGGAGCAAATGCGATTTGAAGAGCGGCTGAGTGTGAAATTTGAAGTGTCAGAAAGCGCACTGGGTTGTGAAATTCCGCCCTTGATGTTGCAAACCATTGTTGAGAATGCAATTAAACATGGAATTTCAAAATCGGTTTCGGGAGGTGATATCATCATCATCAGTAACAAACAGAATAACAAACTTGAACTAATAATAAATAACACCGGGAAACTGGCTGCTCAAAATCCACCTAAAAATGGAGTGGGTTTAGTGAACTCAAGAAAAAGATTAAAATTGCTTTTTGGTGATAAAGCGCATCTGGATATTTCACAACCAGGTGATTTGGTAAGTGTAAAAATAAATATCTCGTACTCATGA
- the ychF gene encoding redox-regulated ATPase YchF, whose protein sequence is MSLKCGIVGLPNVGKSTLFNCLSNARAQAANFPFCTIEPNIGVITVPDNRLTELEKIVIPERVVPTTIEIVDIAGLVKGASKGEGLGNKFLANIRETDAIIHVLRCFDDPNIVHVDGSVNPVRDKEVVDFELQLKDLESVESKIHSLNKAAKSGDKEVLKQLEYCQKIKTVLEQGKSARTVPASNESEEKILKDLQLLTSKPVLYLCNVDESSVKTGNAYVESVKQAVKDEHAEVLVIGTKIEADIAELETYDERQLFLEELGLEEAGVNRLIRAAYKLLNLQTYFTAGVKEVRAWTIPVGATAPQAAGVIHSDFEKGFIRAEVMKFQDFIRLGSEAAVKEAGKLGVEGKGYVVEDGDIMHFRFNV, encoded by the coding sequence ATGTCATTGAAATGCGGAATAGTTGGCTTACCCAATGTAGGAAAATCAACACTTTTTAATTGTTTGTCTAATGCACGCGCGCAAGCTGCAAATTTTCCGTTTTGCACTATTGAACCCAATATTGGGGTGATCACAGTGCCGGACAACCGCTTGACTGAACTTGAAAAAATTGTTATTCCTGAACGGGTTGTTCCTACAACTATTGAAATTGTTGACATTGCCGGATTAGTGAAAGGCGCTTCAAAAGGAGAAGGATTGGGTAATAAATTTTTAGCAAATATCAGAGAAACAGATGCAATTATTCATGTATTGAGATGTTTTGATGATCCAAATATTGTACACGTTGATGGCAGTGTAAATCCCGTGCGTGATAAAGAGGTAGTTGATTTTGAATTGCAATTGAAAGATCTTGAATCAGTAGAAAGTAAAATTCATTCGCTCAACAAAGCAGCAAAATCAGGCGATAAAGAAGTATTAAAACAACTAGAATATTGTCAGAAAATTAAAACAGTACTAGAGCAAGGGAAATCTGCACGTACCGTTCCGGCTTCAAATGAAAGTGAAGAGAAAATTCTGAAAGATTTACAACTACTAACCTCTAAACCGGTACTGTATTTATGTAATGTGGACGAGTCATCTGTTAAAACCGGTAATGCTTACGTTGAATCAGTGAAACAAGCCGTGAAAGATGAGCATGCAGAAGTATTAGTAATAGGAACAAAAATAGAAGCCGACATTGCAGAGTTAGAAACGTATGATGAGCGACAGTTATTTTTAGAAGAGTTGGGCTTAGAAGAGGCAGGCGTAAATCGTCTCATACGGGCTGCATATAAATTGCTGAATTTGCAAACCTATTTTACGGCCGGGGTGAAAGAAGTGCGCGCTTGGACAATTCCCGTTGGAGCAACAGCCCCTCAGGCAGCCGGTGTGATTCACTCTGATTTTGAGAAAGGATTTATTCGTGCTGAGGTTATGAAATTCCAAGATTTTATTCGTCTTGGTTCTGAAGCTGCAGTGAAAGAAGCAGGAAAACTTGGTGTTGAGGGAAAAGGCTATGTGGTTGAAGATGGTGACATCATGCATTTCCGTTTCAATGTCTGA
- a CDS encoding gliding motility-associated C-terminal domain-containing protein, with protein sequence MKKTILISGLFLTGIGAMAQTNDECSEMEPICTDAGLSFTAQTGVSIGPDPNDYGCLFSQPNPTWYYFEIATDGNIDMNLWAPSDIDFIIWGPFDDLAEAQSYCGQMGVSPNAPEVDCSYSGTNDEYPSIPSAVTGDVYVMLITNYASVVQDVTLTQVGGTGSTDCSIITPDPCVSDPGTYTVEKNGTLSSSPVYLCQGESFEAISDGNYILPNDTIPLPVGDGVYSAQLMWLVYDAAPTSGDPATDPGFLNMIIPSEDLSDINNGTSPIVSGLGCGTYWFVPVAGDDGVGGNNNVANGVNDNGGLHWDKNNNDCFLLGTPIQVTYACEMQTTVSLDCNPPTTINGIDVQITGGAPGNYTVVNQGDGNLVSGSVPNGGTANINNLENNEGWEIDITDAQGCTTSASGVFVAPVFQNITITPAPTCPSASNGQVDVTVNGTSGNGAPYTIIMAGDPPTTGTTDSYSDGAGTAVYIVIADDEGCISDSTVTITSAGHFIDVDIISVTGEDCYGDNQGSAQISAIPTPSGNVTSITWTGPSGQHPGGDPGGPANNSQSAMEPGNWIVTIVDDLGCEVSIPIEITSPQALDLYVSNSNQPTCYAYSDGSITVQSTGGSGGLVYSWNPVNGVPGNTFNNLEAGIYWAYVTDQNGCEDSVMIDLGQPDSLYGVFTVKDVLCYGDSTGAIIVDDVVNEVGTVSYFWNLSGVVPNPPSTSNVANGLPIGTYVLTIQDAMCYNQYEFTLTQNPEIVFAEFGSHPAFCRMFSYQSGNGVVYASASGGVPDYEYEWVNLSTGATTNATTWGGLNPATYQMTVTDDVGCTLVETIQLDSVNPIANFNVLSADASLDIPSLSGTAIVCTEFENTSQYFANEYDPLADTTFFWEMGYGLPWQISHDVNEVFDTCYYSEGQYEVCLVALNKNGCSDTTCKVLTIYDYPTLVAPNVFTPGNDAANPLFTFENRQTAIVEFECTVFDRWGKEMFQFTSITDAWDGTTKNGKPATDGVYFFIYHGVASNGTEFEGQGTVHLIRN encoded by the coding sequence ATGAAAAAAACAATTCTGATTTCAGGATTATTTCTGACCGGAATAGGAGCAATGGCTCAGACAAATGATGAGTGTTCAGAGATGGAACCAATTTGTACTGATGCCGGTTTGAGTTTTACAGCTCAAACAGGTGTGAGCATTGGACCTGATCCTAATGATTATGGTTGTCTATTTTCTCAACCTAATCCAACTTGGTATTATTTTGAGATTGCAACTGATGGAAATATTGACATGAACCTTTGGGCACCATCTGATATTGACTTCATTATTTGGGGTCCGTTTGATGATTTAGCTGAGGCTCAATCCTACTGTGGTCAAATGGGAGTGAGTCCAAATGCACCTGAAGTTGATTGCAGTTATTCCGGTACCAATGATGAGTATCCTTCAATTCCAAGTGCTGTTACCGGTGATGTGTATGTGATGCTGATTACAAACTACGCATCCGTTGTTCAGGATGTAACATTGACTCAAGTAGGCGGTACCGGATCAACAGATTGTTCAATCATTACGCCTGATCCATGTGTATCTGATCCCGGAACTTATACTGTTGAAAAAAATGGGACGCTAAGTTCAAGCCCTGTTTATTTGTGTCAAGGTGAATCATTTGAAGCCATATCTGATGGAAATTATATTTTACCAAACGATACTATTCCTTTGCCGGTAGGTGACGGAGTTTACTCTGCTCAACTTATGTGGCTTGTGTATGATGCCGCTCCAACTAGTGGTGATCCTGCAACTGACCCCGGATTTTTAAATATGATTATTCCAAGTGAAGATTTGTCTGATATTAATAATGGAACAAGTCCAATCGTTAGTGGGTTAGGTTGCGGTACTTATTGGTTTGTACCTGTTGCCGGTGATGACGGTGTTGGAGGAAATAATAACGTAGCCAATGGGGTGAATGATAACGGTGGTTTACATTGGGATAAAAATAATAATGATTGCTTTTTGTTGGGAACACCAATTCAGGTGACTTACGCTTGCGAAATGCAAACAACGGTTTCATTAGATTGTAATCCTCCAACTACCATTAACGGAATTGACGTTCAGATTACAGGCGGTGCACCAGGGAATTACACTGTAGTGAATCAAGGTGATGGAAATCTTGTATCTGGTTCTGTTCCAAATGGTGGAACAGCAAATATCAATAATTTGGAAAACAATGAAGGTTGGGAAATTGATATCACCGATGCACAAGGTTGCACAACTTCAGCATCTGGTGTATTTGTTGCACCTGTTTTTCAGAACATAACTATTACTCCAGCGCCAACATGTCCGTCAGCTTCGAATGGTCAGGTGGATGTTACAGTAAATGGAACGTCAGGAAATGGAGCTCCTTATACTATCATCATGGCAGGTGATCCTCCAACTACCGGAACTACGGATTCTTATTCTGATGGAGCTGGTACTGCGGTTTACATTGTTATTGCTGATGATGAAGGTTGTATTTCTGATTCAACGGTGACCATAACTTCTGCCGGACACTTTATTGATGTTGATATAATTAGCGTAACAGGTGAAGATTGTTACGGAGACAACCAAGGATCAGCACAAATCAGTGCAATTCCAACGCCTTCAGGAAATGTTACCAGCATCACTTGGACAGGTCCATCAGGACAACATCCTGGCGGTGATCCGGGTGGACCGGCTAATAATAGTCAGTCAGCCATGGAGCCAGGAAACTGGATTGTAACTATTGTAGATGATTTGGGTTGTGAAGTAAGTATTCCAATTGAAATAACTTCTCCGCAAGCATTAGATTTATATGTTTCAAATTCTAATCAACCTACCTGTTATGCATACTCTGATGGCTCAATCACTGTTCAATCAACTGGTGGATCAGGTGGACTTGTATACTCGTGGAATCCTGTTAACGGCGTTCCGGGAAATACATTTAATAACCTTGAAGCCGGAATTTACTGGGCATATGTTACTGACCAAAACGGATGTGAAGATTCTGTGATGATTGATTTAGGTCAACCTGATTCTTTATATGGAGTGTTTACCGTGAAAGATGTTTTGTGTTACGGAGACAGCACAGGAGCAATTATTGTTGATGATGTGGTGAATGAAGTTGGAACCGTAAGCTATTTCTGGAATCTTTCAGGGGTGGTGCCAAATCCACCTTCAACGTCAAACGTAGCAAATGGATTACCAATTGGTACTTATGTTTTAACTATTCAAGATGCGATGTGCTACAACCAATATGAATTTACCTTGACACAAAATCCTGAAATCGTGTTTGCAGAATTTGGTTCACACCCTGCTTTTTGTCGTATGTTCTCATATCAATCAGGTAATGGTGTTGTGTATGCATCAGCAAGTGGTGGTGTGCCTGATTATGAATATGAATGGGTGAATTTATCAACCGGAGCAACTACAAATGCTACAACATGGGGAGGCTTGAATCCTGCTACATATCAAATGACGGTGACTGATGATGTAGGTTGTACTTTGGTTGAAACTATTCAGTTAGATTCAGTTAATCCAATTGCCAATTTCAATGTATTATCTGCTGATGCATCATTAGATATTCCTTCACTTTCAGGAACTGCAATTGTATGTACTGAATTTGAAAATACATCACAATATTTTGCTAATGAATATGATCCTTTGGCTGATACCACCTTCTTCTGGGAAATGGGATATGGCTTGCCTTGGCAAATCAGTCATGATGTAAATGAAGTATTTGATACATGTTATTATTCTGAAGGGCAATATGAAGTTTGTTTGGTTGCATTAAATAAAAACGGATGTTCAGATACAACGTGCAAGGTGTTGACAATTTATGATTACCCAACTTTGGTTGCACCTAACGTGTTCACACCGGGCAATGATGCAGCTAACCCTTTATTCACTTTTGAAAATCGTCAAACTGCAATTGTTGAATTTGAGTGTACAGTATTTGACCGTTGGGGTAAAGAGATGTTCCAGTTCACTAGTATCACTGATGCATGGGACGGCACCACCAAAAACGGAAAACCGGCAACTGATGGTGTCTACTTCTTCATTTATCACGGAGTAGCATCAAACGGAACTGAGTTTGAAGGACAAGGTACGGTGCATTTGATAAGGAACTAG
- a CDS encoding transketolase gives MAIASSEKISSQVRRDIIRMVTDVQSGHPGGSLGCADFMTLLYFEIMDIKPENWQMDGKGEDIFFLSNGHISPCLYSVLAHKGYFDIKELSTFRRLGSRLQGHPTPDKGLPGVRIATGSLGQGLSVGIGTALAKKLNGDQKLVFTLHGDGELQEGQIWEAAMYAAANKVDNLIATIDYNHKQIDGDIDDVLPMGDLKQKWQAFGWEVLEMNGHDFATMRSVLKSAKDKTGKGKPVVIVMTTIMGKGVDFMEGTHKWHGSPPSKEQAEKALSAIVETTGDY, from the coding sequence ATGGCCATTGCTAGTTCAGAAAAAATCAGTTCTCAAGTTAGGCGTGACATCATTCGTATGGTTACCGATGTACAATCAGGGCATCCGGGTGGATCATTGGGTTGTGCAGATTTTATGACACTGCTCTACTTTGAAATCATGGATATTAAACCTGAAAACTGGCAAATGGATGGCAAGGGCGAGGATATTTTTTTCTTGTCAAATGGACATATTTCACCCTGTTTATATAGCGTGCTGGCTCACAAAGGATATTTTGATATAAAGGAACTGAGTACATTTCGTAGATTAGGTTCAAGACTACAAGGTCATCCGACACCTGATAAAGGATTACCTGGCGTGCGCATTGCTACAGGTTCATTAGGTCAGGGATTATCTGTGGGAATAGGAACTGCATTAGCAAAAAAACTAAATGGTGATCAAAAGTTAGTATTCACACTGCATGGTGATGGAGAATTACAGGAAGGTCAAATATGGGAAGCAGCTATGTACGCAGCCGCTAATAAAGTTGACAACCTAATTGCCACCATAGATTACAACCATAAACAAATAGACGGTGATATTGATGATGTGCTGCCAATGGGTGATCTAAAACAAAAATGGCAGGCTTTTGGATGGGAGGTTCTTGAAATGAACGGACACGACTTTGCAACCATGCGTTCTGTCTTAAAATCTGCAAAGGATAAGACAGGAAAAGGCAAACCTGTAGTGATTGTGATGACTACCATTATGGGTAAAGGGGTTGATTTTATGGAAGGCACTCATAAGTGGCACGGTTCACCACCAAGCAAAGAACAGGCAGAAAAAGCATTGTCCGCAATAGTAGAAACAACAGGAGATTATTAA
- a CDS encoding VWA domain-containing protein, with protein MKKILFILLLGGIFQPLSAQQLTRILFVFDASNSMNGKWEGATKIEHARRIFAETINKLEGIPNLEIALRVYGHQSPITPTFQDCNDTKLEVPFGPDNFAAVKGFVQTVECKGTTPIARSLEASADDFPDANARNVIILITDGLEACDEFPCESARKLKEKDIAVTPFVVGLGIDLAYLNNFECIGRVYEASNLQSFEKVMNSVIIDALFATSVQIDLNDINGDPIHTNSTVFFYEAGTKNLKYTFMHTLNIKGNPDTIVVIDPTMKYDIVVNTLPKVELKNISITKGIHNIIPVDCPQGMIAVRIKGPTKSSNVQVRVTQDGVSVTLNVQQLDEIQNYLVGTYDLEILTLPRIYQNDVKVSQSEYTYIDIPGSGLLKYTSAKAIVGQIFVVHEGEKDAWVCDLDPLKTTDQYYLQPGNYKIVYRLKTAVSTDYTLVKPFQILSGENTIITL; from the coding sequence TTGAAAAAGATTCTTTTTATATTATTACTTGGGGGCATATTTCAGCCTTTGTCAGCGCAACAACTTACACGCATTCTCTTTGTATTTGATGCTTCAAATTCAATGAATGGAAAATGGGAAGGGGCAACAAAAATTGAACATGCACGCCGGATTTTTGCTGAAACCATCAACAAATTGGAAGGCATTCCTAATCTTGAAATTGCCCTGCGCGTGTATGGACATCAATCACCTATCACGCCAACGTTTCAAGACTGCAATGACACAAAGCTTGAGGTGCCTTTTGGACCAGATAACTTTGCAGCCGTGAAAGGATTTGTGCAAACAGTAGAATGTAAAGGTACCACTCCCATTGCACGCTCTCTTGAAGCATCTGCAGATGATTTCCCGGATGCCAATGCTAGAAATGTAATCATATTAATTACCGATGGCTTAGAAGCGTGTGATGAATTCCCTTGCGAATCAGCACGCAAACTGAAAGAAAAAGATATCGCAGTGACGCCTTTTGTAGTTGGGCTGGGTATAGATCTTGCCTATCTTAACAATTTTGAATGTATCGGACGAGTTTACGAAGCATCCAACCTGCAGTCATTTGAAAAAGTAATGAACTCAGTAATCATTGATGCGCTATTTGCAACCTCAGTACAAATTGATTTAAACGATATTAACGGTGATCCCATACATACCAATTCAACTGTGTTTTTTTATGAAGCAGGAACAAAAAATCTGAAATATACTTTCATGCATACGCTAAATATCAAAGGCAATCCTGATACAATTGTGGTTATAGATCCAACCATGAAATACGACATTGTTGTAAATACCTTACCTAAAGTTGAGTTAAAAAACATTAGTATTACCAAAGGGATACACAATATTATTCCCGTTGATTGTCCACAGGGCATGATTGCAGTGCGCATTAAAGGTCCCACAAAAAGTTCAAATGTTCAGGTGAGAGTAACGCAAGATGGGGTATCAGTCACTTTGAATGTGCAACAATTAGATGAAATACAAAATTATTTGGTTGGGACATACGATCTTGAAATTCTCACATTGCCCCGCATTTATCAGAACGATGTCAAGGTGAGCCAGAGCGAATATACCTACATTGATATACCCGGTTCAGGTTTATTGAAATATACATCTGCAAAAGCTATTGTAGGGCAAATATTTGTTGTACATGAAGGAGAAAAAGATGCATGGGTTTGTGATCTTGATCCATTAAAAACAACTGACCAGTATTACCTACAACCTGGGAATTACAAAATAGTTTATCGTCTCAAAACAGCTGTTTCAACTGATTATACACTTGTTAAACCATTCCAGATATTATCAGGAGAAAATACCATTATTACCCTTTAA
- a CDS encoding transketolase family protein: MTEIKIIDEKDTRSGFGAGLSELGKKNPNVVALCADLTGSLKMDEFQKNHPDRFFQVGIAEANMIGIAAGLTIGGKIPFTGTFANFSTGRVYDQIRQSVAYSGKNVKICASHAGLTLGEDGATHQILEDIGLMKMLPNMTVISPCDYNQTKAATIAIADYKGPVYLRFGRPKVPNFTPADKPFVIGKADILSEGTDVTIFATGHLVWKSIEAARVLEEKGIRAEIINIHTIKPLDETAVLKSVGKTKCVVTAEEHMRHGGLGDSIAQVLSLHLPTPIEMVAVDDKFGESGQGEELLSKYHINTADIIAAAEKVVKRK, encoded by the coding sequence ATGACTGAAATAAAAATCATTGATGAAAAAGACACCCGCTCAGGCTTTGGAGCAGGACTTTCCGAACTTGGTAAAAAAAATCCAAATGTCGTAGCGCTTTGTGCTGATTTAACCGGCTCATTAAAAATGGATGAATTCCAAAAAAATCATCCTGATCGTTTTTTTCAAGTGGGTATTGCCGAGGCAAATATGATTGGAATTGCAGCGGGATTAACTATTGGGGGTAAAATTCCATTTACCGGAACGTTTGCGAATTTTTCTACCGGAAGGGTATATGATCAAATAAGACAATCAGTTGCCTACTCAGGTAAAAACGTAAAAATTTGCGCATCACATGCAGGTCTAACATTAGGAGAAGATGGAGCAACTCATCAAATTTTAGAGGACATTGGTTTGATGAAAATGTTGCCAAACATGACTGTTATTTCTCCTTGTGATTATAACCAAACTAAAGCAGCAACCATTGCAATAGCTGATTATAAAGGTCCGGTTTATTTGCGTTTTGGGCGTCCCAAAGTACCAAATTTTACTCCGGCTGACAAACCATTTGTAATTGGCAAGGCCGATATTCTTTCAGAAGGAACTGATGTGACAATTTTTGCAACCGGACATTTAGTTTGGAAATCTATAGAAGCAGCAAGGGTTTTGGAAGAAAAAGGAATACGTGCAGAAATAATAAATATTCACACTATTAAACCTTTGGATGAAACCGCAGTCTTAAAGTCAGTTGGAAAAACAAAATGCGTAGTAACAGCTGAAGAACACATGCGCCACGGTGGATTAGGAGACAGCATTGCACAAGTACTCAGTCTTCATCTGCCAACACCTATTGAAATGGTTGCGGTAGATGATAAATTTGGTGAAAGCGGACAAGGCGAAGAACTCTTGAGCAAATATCACATCAACACCGCAGATATAATTGCTGCAGCAGAAAAGGTTGTAAAACGAAAATAA
- a CDS encoding sigma-70 family RNA polymerase sigma factor, which translates to MTLSDEEILAHYKSNPEKGFQILVEQFQERVYWQIRRLVKNHDDTADVMQNVFIKVWKALPEFRGDAALYTWLYRIAFNETHTFLSKAAKRQTVDLDPPLFENSIEVDGKNYSPQEIENIFNKAIETLPEKQKLVFQLKYFDELKFTEIESMLGTSVGALKASYHLAVKKIEEFLKAG; encoded by the coding sequence ATGACATTATCAGACGAGGAAATTTTAGCTCATTACAAATCTAATCCTGAAAAGGGTTTTCAGATTTTGGTTGAACAATTTCAGGAGAGAGTTTACTGGCAAATCAGACGCTTGGTTAAAAATCATGATGACACCGCAGATGTCATGCAAAATGTATTTATCAAGGTATGGAAAGCCCTACCTGAATTCAGGGGTGATGCGGCTTTGTACACCTGGCTTTATCGGATTGCTTTTAATGAAACGCACACTTTTTTGAGTAAAGCTGCCAAACGGCAGACAGTAGATCTGGATCCTCCATTATTTGAAAATAGCATTGAAGTAGACGGAAAAAATTATTCTCCTCAAGAAATTGAAAACATCTTCAACAAAGCTATTGAGACCTTACCTGAAAAACAAAAACTGGTTTTTCAACTCAAATATTTTGACGAATTAAAATTTACCGAAATTGAATCAATGCTTGGAACCAGTGTGGGCGCATTAAAAGCCTCGTATCATCTGGCAGTAAAAAAAATAGAAGAATTCCTGAAAGCAGGTTAA